Proteins co-encoded in one Juglans regia cultivar Chandler chromosome 16, Walnut 2.0, whole genome shotgun sequence genomic window:
- the LOC118344864 gene encoding uncharacterized protein YpeP-like has translation MVFENQFKSPSTILELAKSDLSLFRKVHCKIPGTIERIQTVTEVMKWKPPTWPFFKANFDAAFDKKEERMGMGVVIRYSKGDLQATLVASRDNISSVFLAESFALLRAMELCQDLGFNMVEFEGDAKAVVDAVKSSAEDNSWMGQVIEDTKQVLSLFPLWQLSFVFGCCNKAAHEAAKVAIRSRSERVLLEEGLPECMSVVMTDKPCTIV, from the coding sequence ATGGTCTTTGAAAACCAGTTTAAAAGCCCCAGCACAATTCTAGAACTAGCCAAGTCTGACTTGAGTCTCTTTAGAAAGGTGCACTGCAAGATTCCAGGTACTATTGAGAGAATCCAGACAGTGACCGAGGTTATGAAATGGAAACCACCAACATGGCCTTTTTTCAAAGCTAACTTTGATGCAGCTTTTGATAAGAAAGAGGAAAGGATGGGCATGGGAGTTGTTATCAGATATAGCAAAGGTGACTTGCAGGCTACTTTGGTGGCTTCAAGAGATAATATAAGTTCAGTTTTCCTGGCTGAAAGTTTTGCTCTCTTGAGAGCTATGGAACTATGTCAAGATTTGGGGTTCAATATGGTAGAATTCGAAGGGGATGCAAAAGCTGTAGTAGATGCTGTCAAGTCAAGTGCAGAGGACAACTCCTGGATGGGGCAAGTTATTGAGGATACAAAACAGGTTTTAAGTTTGTTTCCGTTATGGcaactttcttttgttttcgGATGCTGTAATAAGGCAGCTCACGAAGCTGCAAAAGTAGCTATAAGATCTAGGAGTGAAAGAGTGTTGTTAGAGGAGGGCCTTCCTGAGTGTATGTCTGTTGTAATGACAGATAAGCCTTGTACTATTGtttaa
- the LOC109004502 gene encoding heavy metal-associated isoprenylated plant protein 39-like isoform X4, with protein MKKVVLKVELHDDKGKQKAMMKVSGLSGVDSITSDLEDKKLTVIGDIDPVDIVSKLRKLCPTEILSVGPAKEPEKKKDEPKKADEKKKDDMAELLKAYQAYNYNPYMATHYYAEEDPNSCVIC; from the exons ATGAAG AAAGTGGTTTTGAAAGTGGAACTGCATGATGACAAAGGAAAGCAAAAGGCCATGATGAAAGTATCGGGCCTTTCAG GCGTTGATTCCATCACCTCGGACTTGGAGGACAAGAAATTGACGGTGATCGGGGACATCGATCCGGTTGATATAGTGAGCAAGTTGAGGAAGCTCTGCCCCACAGAGATACTCTCTGTTGGACCAGCAAAAGAGCctgagaagaagaaggatgagCCCAAGAAGGCAGATGAAAAAAAGAAGGATGATATGGCTGAGCTTTTGAAAGCGTACCAAGCCTATAACTATAATCCTTACATGGCCACACATTATTATGCAGAGGAGGATCCTAACAGTTGCGTGATCTGTTAA